The following proteins are co-located in the Solanum pennellii chromosome 8, SPENNV200 genome:
- the LOC107028852 gene encoding ran-binding protein 1 homolog c-like, with translation MASTTVEPKLEKKEEEVEAEVEENPTGDDEDTGAQVAPIVRLQEVAVSTGEENEHVLLDLKSKLYRFDKEGSQWKERGVGTVKLLKHKETGKVRLVMRQSKTLKICANHLVLPTMSIQEHAGNEKSCVWHAADFADGELKDETFCIRFASVENCKAFKEKVEEIAESQQTKSGESEEAGAAATELIEKLSVESKDKNDKPEDKEAPAATEEKEDKKEENADEKN, from the exons ATGGCAAGCACTACTGTTGAACCCaaattggagaagaaagaaGAGGAAGTAGAAGCAGAAgtagaagaaaacccaactGGCGATGATGAAGACACTGGTGCACAAGTTGCTCCCATTGTTAGGCTACAAGAAGTTGCTGTCTCCACTGGTGAAGAAAATGAACATGTTCTTCTTGATCT GAAATCAAAGTTATACCGATTTGACAAGGAAGGGAGTCAATGGAAAGAGAGAGGTGTTGGGACTGTGAAGCTTCTCAAGCACAAGGAAACTGGAAAGGTTAGGCTTGTGATGAGGCAATCCAAGACGCTGAAAATCTGTGCCAACCACTTGG TCCTTCCTACCATGTCGATCCAAGAACATGCTGGGAATGAGAAGTCCTGTGTGTGGCATGCTGCTGACTTTGCTGATGGAGAACTGAAAGATGAGACTTTTTGTATCCGTTTTGCTTCAGTTGAGA ATTGCAAGGCTTTCAAAGAGAAGGTTGAAGAAATTGCTGAATCTCAACAGACAAAGTCTGGAGAAAGTGAAGAAGCTGGTGCTGCTGCTACTGAACTTATTGAAAAGCTTAGTGTTGAAAGCAAAGATAAAAATGACAAACCTGAAGACAAAGAGGCCCCTGCAGCTACAGAGGAAAAGGAAGATAAGAAGGAAGAGAATGCTgatgaaaagaattaa
- the LOC107028802 gene encoding serine/threonine-protein kinase tricorner yields the protein MEEGQCEEEVLGSSLTMEKVAAAKQFIENHYKTQMKSIQERKERRWILERKLASSDVPKEEQMHLIKDLEQKETEFMRLKRHKICVDDFELLTIIGRGAYGEVRLCREKKSGNIYAMKKLKKSEMLIRGQVEHVRAERNLLAEVASHCIVKLYYSFQDAEYLYLVMEYLPGGDMMTLLMREDTLSESVAKFYIGQSVLAIESIHKHHYIHRDIKPDNLLLDKNGHMKLSDFGLCKPLDCRTLSTLKENEAMDDENIKDPMDIDSSFPDTNDGNKWKTPREKLHHWQINRRKLAFSTVGTPDYIAPEVLLKKGYGMECDWWSLGAIMYEMLIGYPPFYADDPITTCRKIVHWRNHLRFPEDTKLSHEAKDLICRLLCDVEHRLGTGGANQIKAHPWFKDIEWDRLYEMEAAFKPEVNGELDTQNFMKYDEMDTPTSARSGSGPSRKMSLTPKDLSFVGYTYKNFDAVKALRNSSDPTRDTSPRRPSIDSIFNNSKDYPSTKGTSGEIDTEMITSTGCAISP from the exons GCGTTGGATTCTAGAAAGAAAGTTAGCATCTTCTGATGTGCCTAAAGAAGAGCAAATGCATCTGATCAAAGATCTAGAGCAAAAGGAGACGGAGTTTATGAGACTGAAGAGGCACAAAATATGTGTGGATGATTTTGAACTTCTAACAATTATTGGCAGAGGAGCCTACGGTGAG GTAAGATTATGCAGGGAGAAGAAATCTGGTAACATTTATGCCATGAAGAAGTTAAAGAAATCTGAAATGCTCATCAGAGGACAG GTGGAGCATGTGAGAGCTGAAAGAAATTTATTGGCAGAAGTGGCCAGCCATTGTATTGTAAAATTATACTACTCATTCCAAGATGCTGAATATCTCTACCTTGTCATGGAGTATCTTCCTGGCGGTGACATGATGACTCTGCTGATGAGAGAAGATACATTGTCTGAAAGTGTAGCTAAATTTTATATTGGTCAGAGTGTCCTAGCTATAGAGTCTATTCACAAGCATCATTACATTCACAG AGATATCAAACCTGACAACCTTCTTTTGGACAAAAATGGTCACATGAAGCTCTCTGATTTTGGTCTCTGTAAGCCTCTTGATTGTAGAACGTTATCcacattaaaagaaaatgaagctATGGATGATGAGAATATAAAGGATCCTATGGATATAGATAGCAGCTTCCCAGATACCAATGATGGAAATAAGTGGAAAACCCCCCGCGAAAAGCTTCATCATTGGCAGATAAACAGAAGGAAATTG GCCTTTTCAACAGTCGGTACACCAGACTATATTGCTCCTGAGGTACTATTGAAGAAAGGATATGGAATGGAATGTGATTG GTGGTCCCTTGGTGCAATTATGTACGAAATGCTCATAGGTTACCCTCCATTCTACGCCGATGATCCGATAACTACTTGCAGAAAG ATAGTTCACTGGAGAAATCACCTAAGATTTCCTGAAGATACTAAACTCTCACATGAGGCAAAGGATCTTATTTGCAGGTTACTATGTGATGTAGAGCATAGACTGGGAACTGGAGGTGCAAACCAAATAAAG GCTCATCCTTGGTTCAAGGATATTGAATGGGATAGGCTGTATGAAATGGAAGCAGCCTTCAAACCAGAAGTTAATGGAGAGCTGGACACCCAGAATTTCATGAAGTATGATGAG ATGGATACTCCAACATCAGCAAGATCTGGTTCAGGACCTTCTCGGAAG ATGTCATTAACTCCCAAAGATTTAAGTTTTGTGGGCTATACGTACAAAAACTTTGATGCTGTCAAGGCACTGCGCAACTCTTCCG ATCCTACAAGGGACACATCACCTAGGCGGCCGTCAATTGATTCCATATTCA ATAATTCTAAGGACTATCCTTCAACAAAGGGAACAAGTGGAGAAATAGACACAGAGATGATAACATCAACCGGTTGTGCAATATCTCCATGA